One region of Pseudoalteromonas galatheae genomic DNA includes:
- the rplW gene encoding 50S ribosomal protein L23, with protein sequence MIREERLLKVILAPHISEKSTVSAEENNTIVFKVAKDANKAEIKAAIEKLFEVEVTGVRTLNVKGKTKRTGMRFGRRSDWKKAYVTLKEGSELDFVGGAE encoded by the coding sequence ATGATCCGTGAAGAACGTCTTTTAAAAGTAATCCTTGCTCCACACATCTCTGAGAAGAGCACTGTATCTGCTGAAGAAAACAACACTATCGTTTTCAAAGTAGCTAAAGATGCAAACAAAGCAGAAATTAAAGCTGCTATTGAAAAGCTTTTCGAAGTAGAAGTAACTGGTGTTCGCACTCTAAATGTTAAGGGTAAGACAAAGCGTACTGGTATGCGTTTTGGCCGTCGTAGCGATTGGAAAAAAGCATACGTTACTCTTAAAGAAGGTAGCGAGCTAGACTTTGTCGGCGGCGCCGAGTAA
- the rplB gene encoding 50S ribosomal protein L2, whose protein sequence is MALQKCKPTSAGRRHVVKVVNPDLHKGKPYAPLLEKNSKSGGRNNNGRITVRHIGGGHKQHYRVIDFTRTKDGIPAKVERLEYDPNRSANIALVLYADGERRYIIAPKGLKAGDAIQSGVDAPIKVGNTLPMRNIPVGSTVHNVELKPGKGAQIARSAGAYVQILAREGQYVTLRLRSGEVRKVESDCRATLGEVGNAEHMLRSLGKAGANRWRGIRPTVRGVAMNPIDHPHGGGEGRTSGGRHPVSPWGVPTKGYKTRKNKRTDKFIVRRRTK, encoded by the coding sequence ATGGCACTTCAAAAGTGTAAACCAACTTCTGCGGGTCGTCGTCACGTCGTTAAAGTGGTTAACCCTGATCTACACAAGGGTAAGCCTTACGCTCCGCTACTAGAGAAAAACTCTAAATCAGGCGGTCGTAACAACAACGGTCGTATCACGGTTCGTCACATCGGTGGTGGTCATAAGCAACACTACCGTGTAATCGACTTTACACGCACAAAAGATGGCATTCCAGCTAAAGTTGAGCGTCTAGAGTACGATCCAAACCGTAGCGCAAACATCGCTCTTGTATTATATGCAGACGGTGAGCGTCGTTACATTATTGCACCTAAGGGTCTTAAAGCAGGTGATGCAATCCAATCTGGTGTTGATGCACCAATCAAGGTTGGTAACACACTACCTATGCGTAACATCCCTGTAGGTTCTACTGTACACAACGTTGAACTTAAACCTGGCAAAGGTGCGCAAATTGCACGTTCTGCTGGTGCTTACGTACAGATCCTTGCTCGTGAAGGTCAATACGTAACACTACGTCTTCGCTCTGGCGAAGTTCGTAAGGTTGAGTCTGATTGTCGTGCGACTCTTGGCGAAGTAGGTAACGCAGAACACATGCTACGTTCACTAGGTAAAGCTGGTGCAAATCGTTGGCGTGGTATCCGTCCTACAGTTCGTGGTGTTGCCATGAACCCGATTGACCACCCACACGGTGGTGGTGAAGGTCGTACTTCTGGTGGTCGTCACCCTGTATCTCCATGGGGCGTACCTACTAAAGGTTACAAGACTCGTAAGAACAAGCGTACTGATAAGTTTATCGTACGTCGTCGTACTAAATAA
- the rplV gene encoding 50S ribosomal protein L22, which yields MEALAKHKFASGSAQKARLVADQIRGLPVDRALEILAYSPKKAAVLVKKVLESAIANAEHNEGADIDELKVAKVFVDEGPTMKRIMPRAKGRADRILKRTSHITVVVSDS from the coding sequence ATGGAAGCATTAGCTAAACACAAATTCGCCTCTGGTTCGGCGCAGAAAGCACGTCTAGTGGCAGATCAGATCCGTGGACTTCCGGTTGATCGCGCGCTAGAAATCCTGGCGTACAGCCCGAAGAAAGCGGCTGTATTAGTTAAGAAAGTACTTGAGTCTGCTATCGCGAACGCGGAGCACAACGAAGGTGCTGACATTGATGAGCTTAAAGTGGCTAAAGTATTTGTAGACGAAGGTCCTACAATGAAACGTATTATGCCACGTGCTAAAGGACGCGCAGACCGCATCCTTAAGCGTACAAGCCACATCACTGTTGTGGTATCGGATAGCTAG
- the rpsS gene encoding 30S ribosomal protein S19 — MPRSLKKGPFIDLHLLKKVEKALESGDKKPIKTWSRRSMIIPNMIGLTIAVHNGRQHVPVFITDEMIGHKLGEFAPTRTYRGHAADKKAKKR; from the coding sequence ATGCCACGTTCTCTCAAGAAAGGTCCATTTATTGACCTACACTTGCTGAAGAAGGTAGAGAAAGCGTTGGAAAGCGGTGACAAGAAGCCAATTAAAACTTGGAGCCGTCGTTCAATGATCATACCTAACATGATCGGATTGACCATCGCTGTCCATAATGGTCGTCAGCACGTTCCTGTGTTCATCACAGACGAAATGATCGGTCACAAACTAGGTGAATTTGCACCTACACGTACTTACCGCGGTCACGCTGCGGATAAGAAAGCTAAGAAGCGTTAA
- the rpsJ gene encoding 30S ribosomal protein S10 translates to MSNQRIRIRLKAFDHRLIDQSTAEIVETAKRTGAQVRGPIPLPTRKERFTVLISPHVNKDARDQYEIRTHKRLIDIVEPTDKTVDALMRLDLAAGVDVQISLG, encoded by the coding sequence ATGTCAAATCAACGCATTCGTATTCGCCTAAAAGCTTTTGACCACCGTTTGATTGACCAATCAACGGCGGAAATCGTGGAAACAGCGAAGCGCACTGGTGCACAGGTTCGTGGTCCAATCCCACTACCTACGCGCAAAGAACGTTTCACAGTATTGATCTCTCCGCACGTAAACAAAGACGCGCGTGATCAGTATGAAATCCGCACCCACAAACGTCTGATCGACATCGTAGAACCAACTGACAAGACTGTAGACGCTCTAATGCGCCTAGACCTTGCTGCTGGTGTTGATGTTCAAATCAGCCTGGGTTAA
- the rplC gene encoding 50S ribosomal protein L3, with protein sequence MALGLVGRKVGMTRIFTEDGVSIPVTVIEATPNRVTQIKSDATDGYNALQVTAGEKKASRVNKPAAGHFAKAGVEAGRGLWEFRLNGGEGEFEVGSELTVELFTEVKKVDVTGTSKGKGFQGGVKRWNFSMQDATHGNSLSHRAPGSIGQNQSPGKVFKGKKMAGQMGNVRSTTQNLELVRVDAERNLLLVKGAVPGAIGGDVIVKPAVKA encoded by the coding sequence ATGGCATTAGGTCTAGTCGGTCGTAAAGTGGGTATGACACGTATCTTCACTGAAGATGGTGTATCTATCCCTGTGACAGTTATCGAAGCGACTCCTAACCGTGTTACGCAGATCAAATCTGACGCAACTGACGGTTATAACGCGCTTCAAGTTACTGCAGGCGAGAAAAAAGCAAGCCGTGTAAACAAACCAGCAGCGGGTCACTTCGCTAAAGCTGGCGTTGAAGCGGGTCGCGGCCTGTGGGAATTCCGTCTTAACGGCGGTGAAGGTGAATTTGAAGTAGGTTCAGAGCTAACTGTTGAACTTTTCACTGAAGTGAAAAAAGTAGACGTTACTGGTACTTCAAAAGGTAAAGGTTTCCAAGGTGGTGTTAAGCGCTGGAACTTCAGCATGCAAGACGCAACTCACGGTAACTCTCTATCTCACCGTGCTCCTGGTTCAATCGGTCAAAACCAGTCTCCTGGTAAAGTTTTCAAAGGTAAGAAAATGGCCGGTCAAATGGGTAATGTTCGTTCAACGACACAGAACCTTGAACTAGTACGTGTTGACGCAGAGCGTAACTTGCTTTTAGTTAAAGGTGCAGTACCTGGCGCTATCGGCGGTGACGTTATCGTTAAACCAGCTGTTAAAGCATAA
- the rpsC gene encoding 30S ribosomal protein S3, which produces MGQKVHPTGIRLGISKPWVSTWYANTKDFSEQLFGDHKVRQYLTKELKSASVAKIVIERPAKSIRVTIHTARPGVVIGKKGEDVEKLRQAVTKLAGVPAQINIAEVRKPELDAQLVADGISSQLERRVMFRRAMKRAVQNAMRLGAKGIKVEVSGRLGGAEIARSEWYREGRVPLHTLRADIDYATSEALTTYGIIGVKVWIFKGEVIGGLPLVQEQEKPAKRAPKKAKKSAK; this is translated from the coding sequence ATGGGACAAAAAGTTCATCCTACTGGTATTCGCCTAGGTATCTCAAAGCCTTGGGTATCTACTTGGTACGCGAATACAAAAGATTTCTCTGAACAGCTTTTTGGCGATCACAAAGTACGTCAATACCTTACTAAGGAATTGAAAAGTGCTTCTGTAGCTAAGATCGTTATCGAGCGTCCAGCTAAATCAATCCGTGTAACAATTCACACAGCTCGTCCTGGTGTTGTTATCGGTAAAAAAGGTGAAGATGTTGAAAAGCTTCGCCAAGCTGTAACTAAGCTTGCTGGTGTACCTGCGCAAATCAACATCGCAGAAGTACGCAAGCCAGAGCTAGATGCACAATTAGTTGCTGACGGTATTTCTTCTCAGCTAGAGCGTCGTGTTATGTTCCGTCGTGCTATGAAGCGCGCAGTACAGAACGCAATGCGTCTAGGTGCTAAGGGTATCAAAGTTGAAGTAAGCGGCCGTCTAGGCGGTGCTGAAATCGCACGTTCTGAGTGGTACCGTGAAGGTCGTGTACCTCTACACACTCTACGTGCTGATATCGACTACGCAACTTCAGAAGCTTTGACCACTTACGGTATCATCGGTGTTAAGGTTTGGATCTTCAAAGGCGAAGTAATTGGTGGTCTTCCACTAGTTCAAGAGCAAGAGAAGCCAGCTAAA
- the rplD gene encoding 50S ribosomal protein L4, producing the protein MELAIKGAGALEVSEATFGREFNEALVHQVVVAYAAGARQGTKAQLTRSEVRGGGKKPFRQKGTGRARAGTIRSPIWRSGGVSFAAKPQDHSQKVNRKMYRGAIKSILSELVRQDRLVVVENFGLEAPKTKELVAKLKELELKDVLIVTEEVDENLFLSARNLYKVDTRDVAGIDPVSLIAFDKVLITAAAVKQLEEALA; encoded by the coding sequence ATGGAATTAGCAATTAAAGGCGCTGGCGCGCTTGAAGTTTCCGAAGCTACTTTTGGACGTGAGTTTAACGAAGCATTAGTACACCAAGTAGTTGTTGCTTATGCAGCAGGTGCTCGTCAAGGTACTAAAGCTCAACTGACACGTTCTGAAGTACGCGGTGGTGGTAAGAAACCATTCCGCCAAAAAGGTACTGGCCGTGCACGTGCTGGTACAATCCGCAGCCCAATCTGGCGCAGCGGTGGTGTGAGCTTTGCAGCTAAGCCGCAAGATCACAGCCAAAAAGTTAACCGTAAGATGTATCGCGGTGCGATCAAGAGCATTCTTTCTGAGCTTGTTCGTCAAGATCGTCTAGTAGTTGTTGAAAACTTTGGTCTAGAAGCACCAAAGACTAAAGAACTAGTAGCTAAGCTTAAAGAACTTGAGCTTAAAGACGTACTAATCGTGACTGAAGAAGTAGATGAGAATCTATTCCTTTCTGCACGTAACCTGTACAAGGTTGACACGCGTGACGTAGCTGGCATCGACCCAGTAAGCCTAATCGCTTTCGATAAGGTTCTGATTACTGCTGCTGCTGTTAAGCAACTTGAGGAGGCGCTAGCATGA